A genomic window from Polaribacter gangjinensis includes:
- a CDS encoding IPExxxVDY family protein encodes MQIHSLSHDSYFEDEYSLIGIHTTLEDYKLAYLLNKNLSTNFYKLKKELVIENNQNKAFFSIFNYQNTTYEYDWYLIANSSKTENSTSENQLLLTTETKTYLIPEKKNVDFFIKISGEVEPSFISKTIKKIKTIEQVITSYSIDTDSLKSKDFLIF; translated from the coding sequence ATGCAAATTCATTCGCTAAGTCATGATTCTTATTTTGAAGACGAATACTCATTAATTGGTATTCACACTACTTTAGAGGATTATAAGTTAGCGTATTTATTAAATAAAAATTTATCTACCAATTTCTATAAATTAAAGAAAGAATTAGTGATTGAAAATAATCAAAACAAAGCATTTTTTTCAATTTTTAATTATCAAAACACCACATATGAATACGATTGGTATCTGATTGCAAACAGTTCAAAAACAGAAAATAGCACTTCAGAAAACCAACTTTTATTAACCACAGAAACCAAAACATATTTAATACCTGAGAAAAAGAATGTCGATTTTTTCATCAAAATTTCTGGAGAAGTTGAACCATCTTTTATTTCTAAAACCATCAAAAAAATTAAAACTATTGAACAAGTAATTACCTCTTATTCAATTGATACAGACAGTTTAAAATCAAAAGATTTTTTAATATTTTAA
- a CDS encoding histone deacetylase family protein, with amino-acid sequence MLKIAFHPIYKHPLPEGHRFPMEKYDLLPQQLVYEGTCKTANFFEPEIPNYKHFFTVHNSDYFFELLNGTLSQKAARKIGFPLSDMLIKREMIIADGTMKASEFAIQFGIAMNIAGGTHHAFSNRGEAFCMLNDQAIGAKYLQNKQLANKILMVDLDVHQGNGTAEIFQNDETVFTFSMHGKSNYPFQKEKSDLDIALENNTNDETYLSILKETLPKLIHQEKPDFMYYLCGVDVIATDKLGKLSLTIEGCKERDRFVLQTCFDDKIPVMCSMGGGYSPDIKTIVEAHANTFRLAQEIYF; translated from the coding sequence ATGCTAAAAATAGCTTTTCATCCTATTTATAAACATCCATTGCCTGAAGGTCATCGTTTTCCAATGGAAAAATATGATTTACTTCCACAGCAATTAGTGTACGAAGGTACTTGCAAAACAGCTAACTTTTTTGAACCTGAAATTCCCAATTACAAACACTTTTTTACAGTTCACAATTCGGACTATTTTTTTGAATTATTAAATGGAACACTTTCACAAAAAGCAGCCAGAAAAATAGGATTTCCGCTTTCTGATATGCTAATCAAACGTGAAATGATCATTGCTGATGGCACCATGAAAGCATCTGAATTTGCGATTCAATTCGGAATTGCCATGAATATTGCAGGAGGCACACATCACGCATTTTCAAATCGTGGTGAAGCTTTTTGCATGTTGAATGACCAAGCAATTGGTGCAAAATATTTGCAAAATAAGCAATTGGCAAACAAAATTTTAATGGTTGATTTAGACGTGCATCAAGGAAATGGCACTGCAGAAATTTTTCAAAATGATGAGACTGTTTTTACCTTTTCAATGCATGGAAAAAGCAATTACCCATTTCAAAAAGAAAAAAGTGATTTGGATATTGCGCTAGAAAATAATACGAATGATGAAACTTATTTGTCGATTTTAAAGGAAACATTGCCAAAACTCATCCATCAAGAAAAACCTGATTTCATGTATTATTTATGTGGTGTTGATGTGATTGCCACAGATAAATTAGGCAAACTTTCCCTAACTATTGAGGGTTGCAAAGAACGTGACCGATTTGTGTTACAAACTTGTTTCGATGACAAAATTCCTGTGATGTGTTCTATGGGAGGAGGTTATTCTCCTGATATAAAAACGATTGTAGAAGCACATGCAAATACCTTTCGTTTGGCGCAAGAGATTTATTTTTAA
- the rnc gene encoding ribonuclease III has product MNFISKIVHSFSEEDQQFYNELKKILNFSPRNISKYRKAFTHRSIQLVDVEGNPMNYERLEFLGDSILGSVIAAYLYKKVPTASEGYLTQMRSKIVSREHLNELGKELNLIRFVKSNIDQTNIGDNIHGNIFEALIGAIYLDKGYNICERFIYRNVIIPHVDIEKLEGKITSYKGLIIEWCQKQKKKYKFETYEDTGNELIKHFSVKVSIDGVQVAKGRATSKKKAEELAAKRVYFAFQKQITTN; this is encoded by the coding sequence ATGAATTTTATTAGTAAAATAGTTCATTCTTTTTCTGAAGAGGATCAACAATTTTATAACGAATTAAAAAAAATACTCAATTTTTCTCCTAGAAATATTTCAAAATACAGAAAAGCTTTTACCCATAGATCTATTCAATTAGTAGATGTTGAGGGAAATCCTATGAATTATGAACGGCTTGAGTTTTTGGGCGATTCTATTTTAGGATCAGTAATTGCTGCGTATTTATATAAAAAAGTACCCACTGCTTCTGAAGGATATTTAACTCAAATGCGATCTAAAATTGTAAGTAGAGAGCATTTAAACGAACTTGGAAAAGAATTGAATTTAATTCGATTTGTAAAAAGTAATATCGACCAGACAAATATTGGAGATAATATTCATGGAAATATTTTCGAAGCTTTAATTGGAGCTATTTATCTTGATAAAGGGTATAATATTTGCGAACGATTTATTTATAGAAATGTTATTATTCCACATGTGGATATTGAAAAACTAGAAGGAAAAATCACCAGCTACAAAGGGTTAATTATTGAGTGGTGCCAAAAACAAAAGAAAAAATATAAGTTTGAAACTTACGAAGATACTGGCAATGAACTGATAAAACATTTCAGTGTAAAAGTTAGTATTGATGGTGTGCAAGTTGCCAAAGGAAGAGCAACCTCTAAGAAAAAAGCTGAAGAGCTTGCTGCAAAAAGAGTCTATTTTGCCTTTCAAAAGCAAATTACAACGAACTAA
- a CDS encoding CBS domain-containing protein: MGIKSFQGKRDTSQTNKAEEQILVSDYMTTKLITFKAEDSLDDVIALLIKHHISGGPVVNDKNELIGIISETDCIKHISESKYYNMPSDINNTVGNNMVTDVDTIDKNMNIFDAAFKFLASRRRRFPVVDEHGVLLGQLSQKDVLKAALKVKGNTW; the protein is encoded by the coding sequence ATGGGAATTAAAAGCTTTCAAGGAAAAAGAGATACATCTCAAACAAACAAAGCAGAAGAACAAATTTTGGTTTCAGATTATATGACAACCAAATTAATCACATTTAAAGCTGAGGATTCTTTGGATGATGTGATTGCTTTGTTGATAAAACACCATATTTCTGGTGGACCTGTTGTGAATGATAAAAATGAATTGATTGGCATTATTTCCGAGACTGATTGCATCAAACATATTTCTGAAAGCAAATATTACAACATGCCTTCAGATATCAACAATACTGTAGGCAACAACATGGTAACAGATGTTGATACGATTGATAAAAATATGAATATTTTTGATGCCGCTTTTAAGTTTTTAGCTTCGCGCAGAAGACGTTTTCCTGTTGTTGATGAACACGGCGTTCTTTTAGGACAATTAAGTCAAAAAGATGTTTTAAAAGCAGCTTTAAAGGTAAAAGGGAATACTTGGTGA
- a CDS encoding M20/M25/M40 family metallo-hydrolase, with product MKKYASLIAILIVLGTIYWSFSDLKPSISSQKELLQTGFSLDSALFHLKNISQKQHYVGSEGHKEVQNYLVSELKKLGFEVEIQQKVAVNKKWFAATNTENIIAKLQGTSSGKALLLLSHYDSAMFSSTGASDAGSGVVIILEGIRAFLAKNAAHKNDIILLFTDAEELGLLGAQAFVTHHPWAKNIGLVLNFEARGSGGPSYMLLETNGKNSKLLTEFLAAKPNFPAANSLMYSIYKMLPNDTDLTVFRANANINGFNFAFIGDHFDYHTAQDSFERMDRESLLHQADYLMTLLPHFANSNLENLNSTEDFVYVNFPFIGMLTFSFSWVLPFCFIATFLFLVILFFGIGLNKITIKGSLKSFVPFLLSTVLAGGISYLLWKLIVLIHPHYKDILHGFTYNGYGYIVAFIFLNLYVILKIYNSFFKEEKPASLLVAPIFFWLIINFVISFYLKGAGFFIIPVFSALLILAIAVFTNLNKHILKIVFAITSIPTIYIFAPLIKMFPVGLGLKNLFISGILIALVFGLLVLVFFEKKNQLLVKISGVFALIFFGYATFNNGFTEENKKPNSLVYVQNDDEKTAYFGTYNQTLDAYTEQIFNDGFKEGSLQNAETKSKYNTRFRFYKETEFKDIESSKIKILKDSTRGENRMIELVLKPTKKINRLEFITNQKISLTNFTVNDALINEGKEYTVKKGTFLIYYVANADKEITVSLTVDKKEALDIIVNEISFDLLSHPKFSIKPRSAAMMPMPFVTNDAIIISKKIKL from the coding sequence ATGAAAAAATACGCATCACTCATTGCAATCCTTATAGTTTTAGGGACAATTTACTGGAGTTTTTCCGATTTAAAACCTAGTATTTCAAGCCAAAAAGAGCTACTTCAAACAGGTTTTTCATTAGATAGTGCATTGTTTCATTTAAAAAACATCAGTCAAAAACAGCATTATGTTGGTTCTGAAGGGCATAAAGAAGTTCAGAATTACTTAGTTTCAGAACTCAAAAAATTAGGTTTTGAAGTTGAAATTCAACAAAAAGTAGCTGTCAATAAAAAATGGTTTGCAGCAACAAATACCGAAAATATCATTGCAAAACTACAAGGAACCTCTTCAGGAAAAGCCTTGTTATTACTTTCGCACTACGATTCTGCCATGTTTTCTTCTACAGGCGCTAGTGATGCAGGATCTGGAGTAGTTATTATTTTAGAGGGAATTAGAGCGTTTTTAGCCAAAAATGCAGCTCATAAAAACGATATCATTCTGTTATTTACTGATGCTGAAGAATTAGGATTGTTGGGAGCACAAGCTTTTGTTACACATCATCCTTGGGCAAAAAATATTGGTTTGGTGCTCAATTTTGAAGCACGTGGAAGTGGTGGTCCTAGTTATATGTTATTAGAAACAAATGGAAAAAACAGCAAACTTTTAACGGAGTTTTTAGCTGCAAAGCCTAATTTTCCTGCAGCAAATTCATTAATGTATAGTATTTATAAAATGCTGCCAAATGATACTGATTTGACAGTTTTTAGAGCAAATGCGAATATCAATGGTTTTAATTTTGCATTTATTGGCGATCATTTTGATTATCATACAGCACAAGATTCTTTTGAACGGATGGATCGTGAATCGTTGTTACATCAAGCTGATTATTTGATGACGTTGTTACCCCATTTTGCCAATTCAAATTTGGAGAATTTAAACTCAACAGAGGATTTTGTGTACGTGAATTTTCCTTTTATTGGCATGTTAACATTCTCTTTTTCGTGGGTTTTACCTTTTTGTTTTATTGCCACTTTTTTGTTTTTAGTGATTCTTTTCTTTGGAATTGGGTTGAATAAAATCACCATAAAAGGTTCTTTAAAAAGCTTTGTCCCGTTTTTACTTTCAACAGTTTTGGCTGGAGGAATTTCTTATCTGCTTTGGAAATTAATCGTTTTGATTCATCCTCATTACAAAGATATTTTACACGGTTTTACCTATAATGGATATGGATATATTGTTGCTTTTATATTCTTGAATTTATATGTAATTCTAAAAATTTATAACTCTTTTTTCAAAGAAGAAAAACCTGCAAGTTTGTTAGTTGCTCCCATCTTTTTTTGGTTGATAATCAATTTTGTAATCAGTTTTTACTTAAAAGGTGCTGGATTTTTCATCATTCCTGTTTTTAGCGCTTTGTTGATTTTGGCAATTGCTGTTTTCACCAATTTGAATAAACACATTCTTAAAATTGTATTTGCGATCACTTCAATTCCAACAATATATATTTTTGCTCCTTTAATTAAAATGTTTCCTGTTGGTTTAGGATTGAAAAATCTTTTTATCAGCGGAATTTTAATTGCCCTAGTTTTTGGATTATTAGTGCTTGTTTTCTTTGAAAAAAAGAATCAATTACTGGTGAAAATTTCAGGAGTTTTTGCATTGATTTTCTTTGGATATGCCACTTTTAATAATGGTTTTACTGAAGAAAATAAAAAACCTAATAGTTTGGTATATGTTCAGAATGATGATGAAAAAACTGCTTATTTTGGCACCTATAATCAAACTTTAGATGCTTATACAGAGCAAATTTTTAATGACGGATTTAAGGAAGGAAGTTTGCAAAATGCCGAAACAAAAAGCAAATACAATACGCGTTTTCGCTTTTATAAAGAAACGGAATTTAAAGATATTGAATCTTCGAAAATCAAGATTTTAAAAGATTCTACTCGTGGAGAAAACAGGATGATTGAGCTTGTTTTGAAACCAACAAAAAAAATCAATAGATTGGAATTTATTACCAATCAAAAAATATCCTTAACAAACTTTACAGTCAATGACGCCTTGATCAATGAAGGAAAAGAATACACTGTTAAAAAAGGTACTTTTTTAATTTATTATGTAGCAAATGCTGACAAAGAAATTACAGTTTCATTAACCGTTGATAAAAAAGAGGCACTAGACATCATTGTCAATGAAATTTCATTTGATTTACTTTCACATCCGAAGTTTTCAATCAAACCAAGATCCGCTGCAATGATGCCTATGCCATTTGTTACTAATGATGCAATTATCATCAGTAAAAAAATAAAACTTTAG
- a CDS encoding (2Fe-2S)-binding protein — translation MPTYTLSINGKTKTVTADADTPLLWILRDELNMVGTKFGCGIAQCGACTVHVDGMATRSCQMPISFLEDVKITTIEGLSADGTHPVQEAWKEIDVPQCGYCQAGQIMTAAAFLAENKNPTEEEIREAMHGNICRCASYNRIEKAVKVASQKMS, via the coding sequence ATGCCAACATATACCTTATCAATCAATGGAAAAACAAAAACTGTAACTGCTGATGCAGATACACCTTTGTTATGGATTTTAAGAGATGAACTCAATATGGTAGGAACCAAATTTGGGTGCGGAATTGCGCAATGTGGTGCTTGTACAGTTCATGTTGATGGCATGGCAACTAGAAGTTGTCAAATGCCAATTTCTTTTTTAGAAGATGTAAAAATTACAACTATTGAAGGTTTGTCTGCTGATGGAACACATCCTGTGCAAGAAGCTTGGAAAGAAATTGATGTGCCACAATGTGGGTATTGTCAAGCAGGGCAAATCATGACAGCTGCTGCTTTTTTAGCAGAAAATAAAAATCCAACAGAAGAAGAAATTAGAGAAGCTATGCATGGAAATATTTGCAGATGCGCCTCATACAACAGAATAGAAAAAGCAGTGAAAGTTGCTTCACAAAAAATGTCTTAA
- a CDS encoding single-stranded DNA-binding protein, whose protein sequence is MNTLRNTVQLIGRLGQDPEVVTFQDGKKIAKISLATDDSYKDKSGNKVERSYWHNIVVSGGLVKVVEGYVKKGQEIAIEGKLTNRSYDTKDGDKRYITEILVNELLMLGGK, encoded by the coding sequence ATGAATACGTTAAGAAACACAGTACAGTTGATTGGAAGATTGGGTCAAGATCCAGAAGTAGTAACTTTCCAAGATGGAAAAAAAATCGCAAAAATTTCTTTGGCTACAGATGATAGCTACAAAGACAAATCCGGTAATAAAGTAGAGCGCTCATATTGGCACAATATTGTTGTAAGTGGTGGTTTGGTAAAAGTAGTGGAAGGCTATGTTAAAAAAGGACAAGAAATTGCCATTGAAGGCAAATTAACAAATCGATCTTATGACACTAAAGATGGTGATAAAAGATACATTACAGAAATTTTGGTAAACGAATTATTGATGTTAGGGGGAAAGTAA
- the pyk gene encoding pyruvate kinase yields MPNYNKTKIVATLGPATDSKEVLTELARNGVNVFRVNFSHADYSNVENKIKTIREINEENGWNVAILADLQGPKLRVGVMEDGVELNAGDTFTFTTDKCIGTKEKAYMTYQRFPKDVKVGENILVDDGKLMFEVISTNKENEVVVKVIVGGELKSKKGVNLPNTNVSLPALTEKDMEDAVFAIGQKVDWIALSFVRTPDDLRMLRDLIAQHSDYRIPIIAKIEKPEAVKNLDALIPYCDGLMVARGDLGVEIPMQEVPLIQKKIVRRAKRARIPVIIATQMMETMIENAVPTRAEVNDVANSIMDGADAVMLSGETSVGKHPIKVIQKMSEIIMSVEHSKMIKVPHEAPTVRTNRFITKSICHHAALMANNTDAAAICTLTNSGYTAFQISAWRPRTHVLTFSTDKRILGKLNLLWGVRAYYYDKDLSTDDTVEDINQIIKEKGFVKSGDIVINLASMPAEARGMVNTLRVSEIK; encoded by the coding sequence ATGCCAAATTATAATAAAACCAAAATTGTAGCGACATTGGGTCCTGCAACAGATTCTAAAGAAGTTTTAACAGAGTTAGCCAGAAATGGCGTGAATGTTTTTCGGGTAAATTTTTCACACGCAGACTATTCAAATGTTGAAAACAAAATTAAAACGATTAGAGAAATCAATGAAGAAAATGGATGGAACGTTGCAATTTTGGCAGACTTACAAGGTCCAAAATTACGTGTTGGCGTTATGGAAGATGGCGTAGAATTAAACGCTGGGGATACGTTTACATTCACCACTGATAAATGTATTGGAACCAAAGAAAAAGCTTACATGACCTATCAACGTTTCCCAAAAGATGTAAAAGTTGGTGAAAATATTTTGGTTGATGACGGAAAATTGATGTTCGAAGTAATTTCTACAAACAAAGAAAATGAAGTTGTTGTGAAAGTGATTGTTGGTGGAGAATTAAAATCTAAAAAAGGAGTTAACCTTCCTAATACCAATGTTTCTTTACCTGCTTTGACAGAAAAAGATATGGAAGATGCCGTTTTTGCCATTGGTCAAAAAGTAGATTGGATTGCCTTATCTTTCGTTAGAACTCCAGATGATTTAAGAATGTTACGCGATTTAATTGCACAACATTCAGATTATAGAATTCCGATTATTGCAAAAATTGAAAAGCCAGAAGCTGTTAAAAACTTAGACGCATTGATTCCTTATTGTGATGGTTTGATGGTAGCTCGTGGTGATTTGGGAGTTGAAATTCCGATGCAAGAAGTGCCTTTGATTCAGAAAAAAATTGTTAGGAGAGCAAAAAGAGCCAGAATTCCTGTAATTATTGCTACTCAAATGATGGAAACAATGATTGAAAATGCCGTACCAACAAGAGCAGAAGTAAATGACGTTGCGAATTCAATTATGGATGGAGCTGACGCTGTAATGCTTTCTGGAGAAACTTCAGTTGGAAAACATCCAATCAAAGTAATTCAAAAAATGTCTGAAATCATTATGAGTGTTGAACATTCAAAAATGATTAAAGTTCCACACGAAGCACCAACAGTTAGAACAAATCGTTTCATTACAAAATCCATTTGTCATCATGCTGCATTAATGGCAAATAATACAGACGCAGCTGCAATTTGTACCTTAACAAATAGTGGATACACTGCTTTTCAAATTTCAGCTTGGAGACCAAGAACTCACGTTTTAACTTTTTCTACAGACAAACGTATTTTAGGAAAACTCAATTTACTTTGGGGAGTAAGAGCATATTATTATGACAAAGACCTTTCTACTGATGATACAGTTGAAGACATCAACCAAATTATCAAAGAAAAGGGTTTTGTAAAATCTGGTGATATTGTTATCAATTTGGCTTCTATGCCAGCTGAAGCTCGAGGAATGGTAAATACCTTACGAGTTTCTGAAATAAAATAA
- a CDS encoding HNH endonuclease encodes MKAFRNEEWKLLTDEKYDAEKEKILISNYGRVKREIATNDFKEKKLTTINSFNTFSYPKKGKKSPSAFYVHKAVAAVFLKKPEGAKFVIHKDHDLTNNHVSNLQWVTQKELTMHQLKNPKRIAKFGIKPAAKLSEAKVRVIKKKLLDPNRRTRLRIIANQFGITTTQLYRIKSGENWGEIKV; translated from the coding sequence ATGAAAGCATTTAGGAATGAAGAATGGAAATTGCTAACAGATGAAAAATACGATGCTGAAAAAGAAAAAATTTTAATCTCGAATTATGGTCGTGTTAAAAGAGAAATTGCCACAAATGATTTTAAAGAAAAAAAACTAACCACCATAAATAGTTTCAACACCTTTTCATATCCAAAAAAAGGGAAAAAAAGTCCTTCCGCATTTTACGTTCATAAGGCAGTTGCAGCAGTGTTTTTAAAAAAACCAGAAGGTGCAAAATTTGTAATTCATAAAGATCATGATTTAACCAATAATCATGTTTCTAATTTGCAATGGGTAACTCAAAAAGAGTTAACAATGCATCAATTAAAAAATCCAAAAAGAATTGCAAAATTTGGTATAAAACCCGCTGCAAAGTTATCTGAAGCTAAAGTAAGAGTTATCAAAAAAAAATTGCTAGATCCTAATAGAAGAACTCGTTTGCGAATAATTGCGAATCAATTTGGTATCACAACCACGCAATTGTATCGAATTAAATCAGGAGAAAATTGGGGTGAAATAAAAGTATAA
- a CDS encoding xanthine dehydrogenase family protein molybdopterin-binding subunit, giving the protein MESQTNIDFSRRNFLKTSLLASGGLLIGFNLVAACKPKAIMPTSIENLNFNDFNAYIKISDEGFVTIFSPNPEIGQGVKTSMPMIIAEELDVDWNKVTVVQAGLDTKSFKGQIAGGSQSIRSNWNVLRQTGATAKQMLINAAAQKWNVDPSTCTASKGIISNVKGQTLNYGDVVKLAATLPIPEKVSLKNIKDFHIIGKEIVNVDIDKIITGKPLFGLDFKTEGMVYATVVRPPAFGQTLVSFDATEAKSISGVLDVFTIGEKARNFLSKGYVSWTAILSESDKIVVVATSTWAALKAKKAIKANWKPATELESSTFHDQKLTTLLDGDTLKVIREDGNINDAFKQADSVIERTYHSPFLPHNCLEPMNFYANVTASKIELVGPTQTPEEVSKAVAVLLNRKVEEITVEMTRMGGGFGRRLYSDFAMEAAEISNKIQKSVKMVSAREDDMTTGVYKPSVKYRIKAAIKDGKITGYHLKEAAINGNMYGSIAHFFPAGCIPNYKVEAATYNSSITTGAWRAPYTNFLAFAEQSFFDELAAAINIDPIQLRLDLLQKVKNTTDKRIQYSGERMENAIKLVREKSNWGKTPNGIYQGFAAYYSHNTHVAEVADIELKDGFPIIKKVTVAVDCGVVINVSGAKNQVEGGVIDGIGHAMFGDMSFENGKPTAQNFDVYRLIRMQETPKVEVHFLQNESSPTGLGEPGLPPAGGAVANAINAALGKRVYSQPFVKALKKSSVVG; this is encoded by the coding sequence ATGGAATCTCAAACAAATATCGATTTTAGTAGAAGAAACTTCTTAAAAACATCTCTTTTAGCAAGTGGAGGGTTGCTTATTGGCTTCAATCTTGTAGCAGCCTGTAAACCAAAAGCAATCATGCCAACATCTATTGAAAACTTAAATTTCAATGATTTTAACGCATATATCAAAATTTCTGATGAAGGTTTTGTCACTATTTTTTCTCCAAATCCTGAAATTGGACAAGGAGTAAAAACTTCCATGCCAATGATTATTGCAGAAGAATTGGATGTTGATTGGAATAAAGTTACTGTAGTTCAAGCTGGTTTAGACACTAAAAGTTTCAAAGGACAAATTGCAGGTGGAAGTCAATCCATAAGAAGTAATTGGAATGTGTTACGCCAAACAGGGGCAACTGCCAAGCAAATGCTTATCAATGCTGCTGCTCAAAAATGGAATGTGGATCCATCAACGTGTACTGCATCCAAAGGAATTATTTCAAATGTCAAAGGACAAACATTGAATTATGGAGATGTAGTAAAATTAGCAGCTACGTTGCCAATTCCTGAAAAAGTTTCACTTAAAAACATCAAAGATTTTCACATCATTGGCAAAGAAATTGTCAATGTTGATATCGATAAAATCATCACAGGAAAACCACTTTTTGGATTGGATTTCAAAACAGAAGGAATGGTATATGCAACTGTGGTTAGACCTCCAGCTTTTGGTCAAACATTGGTTTCGTTTGATGCAACAGAAGCCAAATCAATTTCTGGAGTGCTAGATGTGTTTACTATTGGAGAAAAAGCCCGAAATTTTTTAAGCAAAGGATATGTAAGTTGGACAGCAATTTTAAGTGAAAGTGATAAAATTGTGGTAGTTGCAACGTCAACTTGGGCTGCATTGAAAGCCAAAAAAGCCATCAAAGCAAACTGGAAACCAGCCACTGAATTGGAAAGCTCAACGTTTCATGATCAAAAATTAACCACGCTTTTAGATGGTGATACTTTAAAAGTAATTAGAGAAGATGGCAACATTAATGATGCTTTTAAACAAGCAGATTCCGTTATTGAAAGAACGTATCATTCGCCATTTTTACCCCATAATTGCTTAGAACCTATGAATTTTTATGCAAACGTAACTGCATCAAAAATTGAATTGGTTGGTCCAACTCAAACCCCAGAAGAAGTTTCAAAAGCAGTTGCTGTTTTGTTAAATAGAAAAGTAGAAGAAATTACAGTTGAAATGACGAGAATGGGTGGAGGCTTTGGAAGAAGATTGTATTCAGATTTTGCGATGGAAGCTGCAGAAATTTCTAATAAAATTCAAAAATCTGTAAAGATGGTTTCTGCAAGAGAAGATGATATGACCACAGGTGTATATAAACCTTCTGTAAAATATCGCATAAAAGCTGCCATTAAAGACGGAAAAATCACAGGATATCATCTTAAAGAAGCTGCTATTAACGGAAATATGTATGGCTCAATCGCTCATTTTTTTCCTGCAGGATGTATTCCGAATTATAAAGTAGAGGCTGCTACCTATAACAGTAGTATAACCACTGGTGCTTGGAGAGCACCTTACACCAATTTCTTAGCGTTCGCTGAGCAAAGTTTTTTTGATGAATTGGCTGCTGCCATCAATATTGATCCAATTCAATTGCGTTTAGATTTATTACAAAAGGTGAAAAATACGACAGATAAACGCATTCAATATTCTGGCGAACGCATGGAAAATGCCATTAAATTAGTCAGAGAAAAATCAAATTGGGGAAAAACTCCAAACGGAATTTACCAAGGTTTTGCAGCGTATTATAGTCACAATACCCATGTTGCAGAAGTAGCAGATATTGAGTTGAAAGATGGTTTTCCAATCATTAAAAAGGTAACTGTAGCTGTAGATTGTGGTGTTGTTATCAATGTTTCAGGAGCTAAAAACCAAGTGGAAGGTGGTGTAATTGATGGAATTGGACATGCCATGTTTGGGGATATGTCATTTGAAAACGGAAAACCAACTGCCCAAAACTTTGATGTATATAGATTGATTCGCATGCAAGAAACTCCGAAAGTAGAAGTGCATTTTTTACAAAATGAGTCGTCTCCAACAGGTTTAGGAGAGCCAGGATTGCCTCCTGCAGGTGGTGCAGTTGCCAACGCAATCAATGCTGCTTTAGGGAAAAGAGTTTATAGCCAACCTTTTGTAAAAGCGTTAAAGAAGAGTTCTGTTGTGGGGTAA